Proteins encoded together in one Ipomoea triloba cultivar NCNSP0323 chromosome 4, ASM357664v1 window:
- the LOC116016541 gene encoding uncharacterized protein LOC116016541 has protein sequence MREQNSITDPIGQNIIKQISNVCFSVFVFSVLILTMIAVTYQPPDPWESARALTRVFTEVGNATFKTDNSVLKTGEDLIDTASAPSPAFTIVPITEDTIEKSEGKLPNATLKSNCADGDSINCSDPRVMFTIERFNFKRFKSLVFLDYQAPVNGSRPNECDVAWRYRNKREKSWRKYRDFRRFRIGYSSNCSYKVTYAGRWHSGANARPPRVQANNTARPGPKAKIAPPVRDEEINDTIPVLASGLAFRNGKYLYYSRGGDRCKGMNQFLWSFLCALGEAQYLNRTFVMDLSICLASTYTQSHKDEEGKDFRFYFDFEHLKEEASIVDQVDFLTDWGKWDKTHKKKIPVRKVAGYKVTPMQLRKDKSTIIWRQFDAPEPENYWYRVCEGPSAKYIHRPWHALWKSKRLMNIVTAISGSMDWDFDAAHVVRGQKAENKELWPHLDADTSPDALVEKIQKMVVPGRNLYIATNEPFYNYFDKLRPHYKLHLLDDYQYLWSNTSEWYNETTQLNGGRPVEFDGYMRVEVDTEVLYRAKTKVETFYNLTKDCKDGINTC, from the coding sequence ATGAGAGAACAGAATTCAATAACTGATCCAATTGGGCAAAACATAATAAAGCAGATAAGCAATGTGTGTTTCTCAGTGTTTGTGTTCTCTGTGCTTATCTTAACTATGATTGCGGTTACATACCAACCCCCTGATCCCTGGGAATCTGCTAGAGCCCTGACTAGGGTTTTCACCGAGGTCGGAAATGCCACGTTTAAGACCGACAATTCTGTCCTGAAAACCGGTGAGGATCTCATTGACACTGCAAGTGCCCCTTCCCCTGCGTTTACCATTGTTCCAATCACAGAGGATACAATTGAGAAATCCGAAGGGAAGCTCCCGAATGCGACTTTAAAATCGAATTGTGCAGATGGGGATTCGATCAATTGCTCGGATCCTAGAGTCATGTTCACCATTGAGAGGTTTAATTTCAAGAGGTTTAAGTCCCTTGTGTTCTTGGATTACCAGGCTCCAGTTAATGGATCTCGCCCCAATGAATGTGATGTTGCCTGGAGGTATAGGAACAAGAGAGAGAAGTCGTGGAGGAAGTATAGGGATTTCCGGAGGTTTAGGATTGGATATTCCAGCAATTGTAGTTATAAAGTGACTTACGCTGGGCGATGGCATTCGGGGGCAAATGCTCGTCCTCCCAGGGTTCAAGCTAATAATACCGCTAGACCTGGCCCGAAAGCAAAAATCGCTCCGCCAGTTCGGGATGAGGAGATCAACGATACGATCCCCGTGCTAGCATCGGGTTTAGCTTTTAGAAATGGGAAATACTTGTACTATTCTCGTGGCGGTGATCGTTGTAAAGGAATGAATCAATTTCTCTGGAGCTTTCTGTGCGCTCTGGGTGAGGCTCAGTACTTGAATCGGACATTTGTGATGGATCTGAGCATCTGTTTAGCGTCTACTTACACTCAGAGTCACAAGGACGAGGAAGGGAAAGACTTCAGGTTCTACTTCGATTTTGAGCACTTGAAAGAAGAGGCGTCGATTGTTGATCAAGTAGATTTCCTCACGGATTGGGGGAAATGGGACAAGACGCACAAGAAGAAAATCCCCGTAAGAAAGGTTGCTGGCTATAAAGTCACACCAATGCAGCTCAGGAAAGACAAGAGCACAATAATATGGAGACAATTTGATGCCCCCGAGCCTGAAAACTATTGGTATAGAGTCTGTGAAGGCCCCTCGGCAAAGTACATCCATAGACCGTGGCATGCGTTGTGGAAATCTAAACGATTGATGAACATAGTTACTGCAATTAGCGGGAGTATGGATTGGGACTTTGACGCTGCTCATGTTGTTCGAGGACAGAAAGCCGAGAATAAGGAGTTATGGCCCCATTTGGATGCTGATACATCGCCAGATGCGCTCGTTGAAAAGATTCAAAAAATGGTTGTGCCTGGAAGGAATCTGTATATCGCCACAAATGAACCGTTCTATAATTACTTTGATAAATTGAGACCTCACTACAAGCTTCACTTGCTCGACGATTACCAGTATTTGTGGAGCAATACGAGCGAATGGTACAACGAAACAACCCAGCTGAACGGTGGACGCCCCGTTGAATTTGACGGATACATGAGGGTTGAAGTAGACACCGAGGTTCTTTACAGAGCCAAGACAAAGGTGGAGACGTTTTACAACTTaaccaaagattgcaaggatgGGATCAACACATGCTAG
- the LOC116016889 gene encoding uncharacterized protein LOC116016889 → MVEMTMEQGDRPPDPQLPTDVSSFLEDLRKAGISAPPVVLSRITGDSSLLASRSTAVNLDGRHNQPGMNLLSSNAPIPSSQTIGQPPETVASQRGIGGAVDSILPEV, encoded by the exons ATGGTCGAGATGACCATGGAGCAGGGCGATCGCCCCCCTGATCCCCAACTGCCGACTGATGTCTCTTCATTCCTGGAGGACTTGCGTAAGGCGGGAATTTCAGCGCCACCGGTGGTGCTCTCTCGCATTACCGGCGATTCGTCCCTATTGGCGTCGCGGAGCACTGCTGTCAATTTAGATGGTCGCCATAATCAACCAGGTATGAATTTGCTTTCGTCGAATGCTCCAATCCCCTCTAGTCAGACTATTGGTCAACCACCAGAGACGGTGGCGTCGCAAAGAGGAATTGGCGGGGCCGTCGACTCCATTCTGCCAG AGGTGTGA
- the LOC116015510 gene encoding receptor-like protein Cf-9 homolog — MGSQLLLLLVIQCLLFLISFVSLSTSALCQNDQQLALLHFKQSFTIDPSPPDYCAQISTIQVSNEGVQNSYPKTISWNSSIDCCLWDGVTCDESTGQVVELDLSCSQLLGTIDSNSTLFHLSHLQKLNLAGNRFDGSFISHKFGDFSYLTHLNLSSSRLSGQIPSKILHLPNLISLDLGDTFYSSSLFEIGNHDFMFLLQNATQLRELVLDGIPIHSSIPPNVSSSITTLSLSYTKLQGSLPTNIFHLPNLQKLLLQGNENLSIHFPSTRWNSSLSLSYLDLGSTGCPPNIIESLRNLSRVKYLGLANCGLSGKVSEAILDLEQLTALDLSGNSLEGGVADLLIKLWRLKRLFLYSNSFTAQFPSSITNITQLEVLDLSNSSLYGTIPSWLFNHSTLYILDLSSNQLQGSIPTSSLSKQKNLIILNLSSNNFSGTVELNMFSNLKRIMVLRLSNNRLSLVSNPKINSTSWLENLISLSLSSCNLTNLNFLRDSKYLRNLDLSNNKIQGRIPELGWSNSTSWLENLNSLRLASCNLTNLNFLRDSKFIEYLDLSNNKIQGRIPEWAWSNWQDTLWYLNLSHNHLTSVEGIQLHSIIVIDLQFNLLEGPLPIPSSPSLRYYFASQNKLSGEVPFTVCNLSHVQILDLATNNLSGAIPQCLGNSSEFLEVLDLHNNQFRGSIPSTFFTSNKLHTLNLRGNKLEGRIPQSLANCTNLVVLDLGENNLSSIFPEWLLKLPKLQVLSLRFNHFHGTITTSPTKHLSSQLKIIDLSHNEFTGNLPIWLFKSFTAMKNTDEAKKSPSYFGVQRNYYKDSLVLEWKGNELNFLKILTVLTTVDLSSNKFEGKIPDDVGQLISLRGLNLSHNMLIGCIPRSFRKLSALESLDLSSNQLVGEIPKELAPLTFLSVFKLSHNHLTGCIPKGNQFNTFEKSSYEGNDGLRGYPMTKDCGNGVSSQPPTVEVLHQEDNVSILYGFTWKVVLLGYGCGTVFGMIMGSLMHLSRKPFWITRIVEEEGYKIMRKENRKKSKTPRSGRRRI; from the coding sequence ATGGGTAGCCAACTTCTTTTGCTACTTGTAATACAATGTCTCCtctttttaatttcctttgttTCCTTATCTACATCTGCATTGTGCCAAAATGATCAACAGCTTGCGCTACTCCATTTCAAACAATCCTTTACTATAGATCCTAGTCCACCAGATTATTGTGCCCAGATTAGCACTATCCAGGTATCCAATGAAGGTGTCCAGAATTCCTATCCAAAAACCATTTCTTGGAATAGTAGTATTGATTGCTGCTTGTGGGATGGAGTTACGTGTGATGAGTCCACGGGCCAAGTGGTTGAGCTTGATCTCAGTTGCAGCCAACTTCTCGGAACAATTGATTCCAATAGCACTCTCTTCCACCTCTCTCATCTACAAAAGTTAAATCTTGCAGGGAATCGATTCGATGGGTCATTCATTTCACATAAATTTGGGGACTTTTCTTATCTCACACATCTCAACCTTTCAAGCTCAAGATTGTCAGGTCAAATTCCTTCAAAAATCTTACATCTTCCCAACTTAATTTCTCTTGATCTAGGTGACACTTTCTACTCATCTTCTCTTTTTGAAATTGGAAATCATGATTTCATGTTTCTCCTTCAAAATGCAACACAATTAAGGGAACTAGTTCTCGATGGAATACCCATCCATTCATCTATACCACCTAATGTCTCTTCTTCCATAACAACTTTGAGCCTttcttacacaaaattacaaggAAGTTTGCCCACAAACATCTTTCACCTCCCAAATTTGCAAAAGCTTCTTTTACAAGGCAACGAAAATCTCTCAATTCACTTTCCAAGCACCAGATGGAACAGTAGTTTGTCTCTCTCTTATTTGGATCTCGGCAGTACTGGATGTCCTCCAAACATTATTGAATCTCTTAGGAATCTTAGCAGAGTCAAGTATTTGGGATTAGCAAATTGTGGATTAAGTGGTAAAGTTTCAGAGGCTATTTTAGATCTTGAGCAACTCACAGCATTAGACCTTTCTGGTAACAGTTTGGAAGGTGGCGTTGCTGATTTGCTTATAAAGCTCTGGAGGTTGAAAAGGTTATTTCTTTATAGTAATAGCTTCACTGCCCAATTTCCGTCCTCTATCACCAACATTACTCAACTGGAAGTCTTAGATCTCTCAAACAGTTCACTATATGGAACAATACCCTCTTGGCTTTTTAATCATTCTACTCTATACATTCTTGACCTCAGTTCCAATCAACTCCAAGGATCCATTCCAACATCATCACTTTCAAAACAAAAGAATCTGATCATCCTTAACCTTTCATCCAACAATTTCAGCGGTACTGTAGAGCTCAACATGTTCTCAAACCTCAAAAGAATAATGGTTCTACGTCTATCTAACAACCGCTTATCACTAGTCTCCAATCCCAAAATCAATTCTACAAGTTGGCTTGAAAACCTCATTTCCTTGAGTTTATCCTCATGCAATTTgacaaatttgaattttttaagagaTTCAAAGTACCTTAGGAATCTAGATCTTTCCAACAATAAAATACAAGGAAGAATTCCGGAATTGGGTTGGTCCAACAGTACAAGTTGGCTTGAAAACCTCAATTCCTTGAGGTTAGCCTCATGCAATTTgacaaatttgaattttttaagagaTTCAAAGTTCATTGAGTATCTAGATCTTTCCAACAATAAAATACAAGGAAGAATTCCAGAATGGGCTTGGTCAAACTGGCAGGACACATTGTGGTATCTTAATCTATCCCACAACCACCTCACCAGTGTGGAAGGAATTCAACTTCATTCAATTATTGTTATTGATCTCCAATTCAACTTGCTAGAAGGGCCACTTCCTATTCCATCATCTCCCTCATTAAGATATTATTTTGCATCACAAAACAAACTCAGTGGTGAGGTGCCTTTCACTGTGTGCAATTTAAGCCATGTTCAAATTCTAGACTTGGCAACCAACAATTTAAGTGGTGCAATACCGCAATGTCTTGGAAATTCTAGCGAGTTTTTGGAGGTACTGGATCTGCATAACAATCAATTTCGTGGTTCTATTCCTTCAACTTTTTTCACTTCAAATAAGTTACATACTCTTAATTTGAGAGGAAATAAGTTGGAAGGAAGAATACCACAATCCTTGGCCAACTGTACTAATTTGGTAGTTCTTGATCTTGGAGAAAACAACTTGAGCTCTATATTCCCAGAGTGGCTCTTAAAACTCCCAAAATTACAAGTACTTAGTCTGAGATTTAACCACTTCCATGGCACCATAACCacttcaccaaccaaacacctgTCTTCTCAACTAAAGATCATTGATCTCTCTCACAACGAGTTTACTGGGAATTTGCCGATTTGGTTGTTCAAGAGCTTTACTGCTATGAAAAATACCGATGAAGCTAAAAAGTCACCAAGTTATTTTGGAGTTCAAAGAAATTACTACAAAGACTCTTTGGTGTTGGAGTGGAAGGGAAATgagttaaattttttaaaaatcttgactGTGTTAACGACCGTTGATCTCTCAAGTAACAAATTTGAAGGGAAAATTCCTGATGACGTAGGACAACTTATTTCCCTCCGAGGTTTGAATTTATCGCACAACATGTTGATTGGTTGTATCCCCCGTTCTTTTAGAAAACTATCGGCGTTGGAATCATTAGACCTTTCCTCAAACCAGCTTGTTGGGGAAATTCCAAAGGAGTTGGCGCCTCTTACATTTCTCAGTGTTTTCAAACTCTCTCATAATCATCTTACAGGATGCATACCTAAGGGGAATCAATTCAATACATTTGAAAAGAGTTCTTACGAAGGGAATGATGGCCTACGTGGATATCCGATGACAAAAGATTGTGGGAATGGTGTCTCATCTCAACCACCTACCGTAGAAGTGCTCCATCAAGAAGACAATGTGAGCATTTTATATGGGTTCACTTGGAAAGTTGTGTTGTTGGGCTATGGTTGTGGCACTGTTTTTGGAATGATAATGGGGAGTCTCATGCATTTAAGTCGAAAGCCCTTTTGGATTACCAGAATTGTTGAAGAAGAAGGATACAAAATTATGAGGAAAGAAAATAGAAAGAAGTCAAAGACACCCAGGagtggaagaagaagaatctaG